A stretch of the Actinomycetota bacterium genome encodes the following:
- a CDS encoding phosphatidate cytidylyltransferase produces the protein MPDDSEGRARKPDDLFEDLDKFFAPIRDVDWPEEGEEAQEGQEGRTAEGDDATSSDRPQDVTVPAETVQAETVQRESVQRETVQPALDESAPPAADPSQYLGQPTQEMSGEDWEDLRTRFGPDRPLDVEPGPQGEGEAEPYSFLDQFLPREGEEARPEGPAAVAPRPEPPAPEPPAPEPPAPEESLAPELAAPDDAGPEAGHGTGQPPITIDDLRKAPDQYRDLPPPLGEDEESAEEPAGVAAGPMGEEEPPPGGVEAAAEHFAESIRQSGELPVIEPEHFEPAVPGPGEDDLLGDLDQEPRQPRTIRVGVSDTVGPSWQEPTSEEVLGEGEAETARGGRNIPLAFLSGVVLAVIGVGSIAISKAAFAVVATIVVLLAQLELYTALRRRHFQPAVPLGLVFGALTMAAAYLKGPEAMLAMAALAVMFTFLWFMAVPTSQRKNVLANVGLTLFPYFYVAVLAGYVVIILALSKALVLSVLALAVGYDVAAFAIGSLWGSRPLAPSISPRKSWEGAIGATLVLLLVSVAVLASIDPISTVGRAVGLAIVASIFAPIGDLAESLLKRDLGVKDIGTIMPGHGGALDRIDSILFVAPAAFYFIRIFF, from the coding sequence CGCGACGTCGACTGGCCGGAGGAGGGCGAGGAAGCCCAGGAGGGCCAGGAAGGCCGGACCGCGGAGGGAGACGACGCCACCTCGTCCGATCGGCCCCAGGACGTGACCGTCCCCGCCGAGACCGTCCAGGCCGAGACCGTCCAGCGCGAGTCGGTTCAGCGCGAGACGGTTCAGCCGGCCCTCGACGAGTCCGCTCCGCCAGCCGCTGACCCCAGCCAGTACCTCGGCCAGCCCACCCAGGAGATGAGCGGCGAGGACTGGGAGGACCTCCGGACGCGGTTCGGCCCCGATCGGCCCTTGGACGTGGAACCGGGTCCCCAGGGCGAAGGCGAGGCCGAGCCCTACTCCTTCCTGGACCAGTTCCTGCCCCGGGAAGGCGAGGAGGCTCGCCCGGAGGGCCCGGCCGCGGTGGCGCCGCGACCGGAGCCGCCCGCACCGGAGCCGCCCGCACCGGAGCCGCCCGCACCGGAAGAGTCCCTCGCGCCCGAGCTCGCCGCTCCCGACGACGCCGGGCCCGAAGCCGGACACGGCACCGGGCAACCTCCCATCACCATCGACGACCTGCGCAAGGCCCCCGATCAGTACCGGGACCTTCCCCCGCCCCTGGGCGAGGACGAGGAATCCGCCGAGGAGCCAGCCGGCGTGGCGGCCGGGCCCATGGGCGAGGAGGAGCCGCCGCCGGGTGGCGTCGAGGCGGCGGCGGAGCACTTCGCCGAATCCATCCGCCAGTCCGGCGAGCTCCCGGTGATCGAGCCGGAGCACTTCGAGCCCGCGGTCCCCGGCCCCGGAGAGGACGATCTCCTGGGGGACCTGGATCAGGAGCCCCGGCAGCCCCGCACGATCCGGGTGGGGGTCTCCGACACGGTCGGGCCGAGCTGGCAGGAGCCGACGTCGGAGGAGGTCCTCGGCGAGGGCGAGGCCGAGACGGCGCGGGGCGGGCGCAACATCCCGCTGGCGTTCCTGTCCGGTGTGGTGCTCGCGGTGATCGGCGTGGGCTCCATCGCCATCAGCAAGGCAGCGTTCGCCGTGGTGGCCACCATCGTCGTCCTGCTGGCCCAGCTGGAGCTGTACACGGCGCTGCGGCGCCGCCACTTCCAGCCCGCGGTGCCCCTGGGACTGGTGTTCGGGGCACTGACCATGGCCGCGGCCTACCTGAAGGGCCCCGAGGCCATGCTGGCCATGGCCGCCCTCGCGGTGATGTTCACGTTCCTGTGGTTCATGGCCGTCCCCACCTCCCAGCGCAAGAACGTCCTGGCGAACGTGGGACTCACGCTGTTCCCGTACTTCTACGTGGCGGTGCTGGCCGGGTACGTCGTGATCATCCTGGCCCTCAGCAAGGCGCTGGTCCTGTCGGTGCTGGCCCTGGCGGTGGGCTACGACGTCGCGGCGTTCGCCATCGGAAGCCTGTGGGGCAGCCGGCCCCTCGCTCCCTCCATCAGCCCCCGGAAGTCCTGGGAGGGCGCCATCGGCGCCACGCTGGTGCTGCTGCTGGTCTCCGTGGCCGTGCTGGCCTCCATCGACCCGATTTCCACGGTGGGCCGGGCCGTGGGCCTGGCCATCGTGGCCTCGATCTTCGCGCCTATCGGCGACCTGGCCGAGTCGCTGCTGAAGCGGGACCTGGGGGTCAAGGACATCGGCACGATCATGCCCGGCCACGGGGGCGCCCTGGACCGGATCGACTCGATCCTGTTCGTCGCGCCCGCCGCCTTCTACTTCATCCGCATCTTCTTCTAG